The Alkalinema sp. FACHB-956 genome has a window encoding:
- a CDS encoding FtsX-like permease family protein, with amino-acid sequence MIFAIPLAWLQLKRETIRLLVAIAGISFAVILMFLQLGFQDALFESAITFHKNLKGDIFIISSQSTALIAMENFPERRLYQTYGVPGIKNVSPMYIGFGTWKNPFWEGLPKSQTRQLMVTGVNPSDDVIEIPGFTVQARNEIRLEDRFLFDSKSREEFGPIAQKFPEYQAKGELIRTEISNKQVKIAGLVELGASFGADGNVITSDDNFRRIFDQRQKGDINVGIIQLEPGTDVLKTLDTLKATMPGALRVNPQLTPEQAREDFIIGDVRILSKKGFINVELKYWQEGTAIGFIFGLGVAIGFIVGIVIVYQILYTDVTDHLAEYATLKAMGYKNRYLLKVVFQEAMILAVMGFIPGYVLSSGMYVLTRNATALPVGMTTSRGIFVFCLAVVMCLISGTIAVRKVQDADPADIF; translated from the coding sequence ATGATATTTGCAATTCCCCTAGCTTGGCTTCAATTGAAGCGTGAGACAATCCGGTTGCTGGTTGCGATCGCGGGTATTAGCTTTGCGGTTATCTTGATGTTTTTGCAACTGGGTTTCCAGGATGCATTGTTTGAGAGTGCTATTACCTTTCACAAAAATTTGAAAGGGGACATTTTTATCATCAGTTCCCAATCCACTGCATTGATTGCAATGGAAAATTTTCCAGAACGCCGACTGTATCAAACCTATGGGGTGCCTGGAATCAAAAATGTGAGTCCCATGTATATTGGCTTTGGGACTTGGAAGAATCCATTTTGGGAAGGCTTGCCGAAATCCCAAACTCGTCAGCTCATGGTCACTGGGGTTAATCCTAGTGATGATGTCATTGAGATTCCAGGATTTACGGTACAGGCGCGCAATGAAATTCGCTTAGAAGATCGGTTCCTGTTTGATAGTAAGTCACGGGAAGAGTTTGGCCCGATCGCCCAAAAATTTCCCGAATATCAAGCGAAAGGTGAACTGATTCGTACTGAGATTTCCAATAAGCAGGTGAAGATTGCGGGCTTGGTTGAACTCGGTGCGTCCTTTGGTGCCGATGGTAACGTGATTACCAGTGACGATAATTTCCGTCGAATTTTTGATCAACGACAGAAAGGCGATATCAACGTTGGCATTATTCAATTAGAACCGGGAACGGATGTTCTCAAAACGTTAGATACGCTGAAAGCGACGATGCCGGGGGCTCTCAGGGTGAATCCTCAATTAACCCCAGAGCAAGCGCGGGAAGACTTCATCATTGGGGATGTACGGATTCTGTCAAAAAAAGGATTTATTAACGTCGAACTGAAGTATTGGCAAGAAGGAACCGCGATCGGATTTATTTTTGGCCTAGGAGTCGCGATCGGCTTCATTGTAGGCATCGTAATTGTGTATCAGATCCTCTACACGGATGTCACTGATCACCTAGCAGAATATGCAACTCTGAAGGCAATGGGTTATAAAAATCGCTATTTGCTGAAAGTGGTGTTTCAAGAAGCAATGATTCTAGCCGTCATGGGTTTCATTCCTGGTTACGTGCTCAGCAGCGGGATGTATGTGTTGACCAGAAATGCGACGGCACTTCCCGTAGGTATGACGACCAGTCGCGGTATTTTTGTATTCTGCCTTGCGGTAGTCATGTGCTTAATTTCCGGCACAATTGCAGTGCGCAAAGTCCAGGATGCTGATCCAGCGGATATTTTCTAG
- a CDS encoding biotin/lipoyl-binding protein: MNPNPLMNPSGARLVLIVSVVAVAIAGIGTSVVLMRPSQPTPTETTNVAKAEENKDAIGALGRLEPAGEIYKVAAPATGFSSRIEKLLVKEGDKVKAGQPLAVMDNYPSLVAAARQAEAQLIEAQTRLDQVRAGAKQGDIRAQRAEVLQAGTDLERSRADLSTAELERQKAIFEANKWEAEFKKAEWDYQRYSQLRKEEAISEAELKSRELNYITTKRQFDQAQKAVGQAEQTVQQRQQAIARANLAIAKEDQRLSSVAEVRPTDLKQAEAQVLVARTNFEKAKVELETAVVKSRIDGQVLVIHAKDGETVGTNGIMEVGRTDQMFVVAEVDENYIGKVSLGNKAKIKSDAFQGEITGTVTEIGRQVRNNDVTSADPADKQDARIVEVKIRLDDSKPVAGLTNLQVKVAINP; the protein is encoded by the coding sequence TTGAATCCTAATCCACTGATGAACCCGTCTGGTGCAAGGCTCGTTTTGATTGTTTCGGTGGTCGCAGTCGCGATCGCGGGGATTGGTACCTCGGTGGTGTTGATGCGACCCAGTCAACCCACCCCTACGGAAACGACCAATGTAGCCAAGGCAGAAGAGAATAAGGATGCGATCGGCGCGTTGGGGCGTCTAGAGCCCGCCGGAGAAATTTATAAGGTGGCTGCGCCTGCCACGGGCTTTAGCTCACGGATTGAGAAGTTGTTGGTGAAGGAAGGGGATAAGGTCAAGGCTGGTCAGCCCTTGGCGGTGATGGATAACTATCCTTCTCTCGTAGCGGCGGCTCGGCAAGCGGAAGCTCAGTTGATTGAAGCACAAACTCGGCTGGATCAGGTGCGGGCTGGGGCAAAACAGGGGGATATCAGGGCGCAACGGGCGGAAGTCTTGCAGGCGGGGACGGATTTGGAGCGATCGCGGGCAGATTTGAGCACGGCAGAACTCGAGCGGCAAAAGGCGATCTTTGAAGCGAACAAATGGGAAGCTGAGTTTAAAAAAGCAGAGTGGGACTACCAACGCTACAGTCAACTGCGCAAGGAAGAAGCCATCTCCGAAGCGGAATTAAAAAGTCGGGAACTGAATTACATCACGACGAAGCGACAGTTTGACCAGGCGCAAAAGGCGGTGGGCCAAGCGGAACAAACCGTGCAGCAACGGCAGCAGGCAATTGCTCGTGCCAATCTCGCGATCGCCAAGGAAGATCAGCGGCTGAGCAGTGTGGCGGAGGTTCGGCCAACGGATCTCAAGCAAGCAGAAGCCCAAGTTTTGGTGGCAAGAACCAATTTTGAAAAAGCCAAGGTGGAACTGGAAACGGCAGTAGTCAAGTCGCGGATTGATGGCCAGGTGCTGGTGATCCATGCAAAAGATGGAGAAACGGTGGGCACCAACGGCATCATGGAAGTGGGACGCACGGATCAAATGTTTGTGGTGGCGGAAGTCGATGAAAACTACATTGGCAAAGTTTCCTTAGGGAATAAAGCCAAAATTAAGAGCGATGCTTTCCAGGGTGAGATTACCGGCACTGTGACGGAAATTGGCCGACAGGTCCGCAACAATGATGTGACCAGCGCCGATCCGGCGGATAAACAGGATGCCCGTATTGTGGAGGTCAAAATTCGATTGGATGACAGCAAACCTGTAGCGGGTTTAACTAATCTCCAAGTGAAAGTGGCAATTAACCCCTAG
- a CDS encoding superoxide dismutase, with the protein MAFEQPPLPFAADALEASGMKAETFEYHYGKHHKAYVDNLNKLIEGKAEYEGKSLEDIIRLTAGDADKAGIFNNAAQVWNHTFFWNSLKAGGGGAPTGDLAAKIDAAFGSYDNFKTEFANAAATQFGSGWAWLVEDAGTLKITKTANADNPLTKGQKPLLTLDVWEHAYYIDFRNARPGYIANFLDKLVNWDFVAANLAA; encoded by the coding sequence ATGGCATTTGAACAACCCCCTCTGCCCTTTGCTGCCGATGCCCTCGAAGCATCTGGGATGAAGGCTGAAACCTTTGAGTATCACTATGGGAAACACCACAAAGCCTATGTGGACAATCTGAACAAGTTGATCGAAGGTAAGGCGGAATACGAAGGGAAATCCCTCGAAGATATCATTCGCTTAACGGCTGGTGATGCGGATAAAGCAGGCATCTTTAACAACGCAGCTCAAGTCTGGAACCACACCTTCTTCTGGAATAGCCTTAAAGCAGGTGGCGGTGGTGCACCCACCGGTGACCTGGCAGCAAAAATTGATGCAGCGTTTGGCAGCTACGATAACTTCAAAACCGAATTTGCCAATGCCGCAGCAACCCAATTCGGCAGTGGCTGGGCGTGGCTGGTGGAAGACGCAGGCACCCTCAAAATTACCAAAACAGCGAATGCAGATAATCCCCTCACCAAAGGTCAAAAGCCTCTGCTGACCTTGGATGTGTGGGAGCATGCTTATTACATTGACTTCCGGAATGCACGTCCTGGCTATATTGCGAATTTCTTGGACAAGCTGGTGAATTGGGATTTTGTGGCTGCGAACCTAGCAGCTTAG
- the ppk1 gene encoding polyphosphate kinase 1 has translation MRRRRKTPIEIDLTDPQYYFNRELSWIEFNSRVLHEAFDPRTPLIERLKFLAIFSSNLDEYFMVRVAALKQQVEAEVRKLSADGKTPQEQLAMIRQRLHPLVTKQHRHFEQALRPQLAGHGIFLLDYMDLNQEQRAYLKNYFEEQVFPVLTPLAIDPSHPFPYISNLSLNLAVVIKDSETGEELYARVKAPKVLPRFIQLPIETNVPTGTKSKPTLWAGVPLEQVIAHNLESLFPGMQIQEYYPFRVTRNADLEVEEDEADDLMLAIEQELRKRRVGGSVVRLETPSAMPTALRSLLMEEMDVVPEDVYEIDGLLSLRDLMNFLALPVPDLKDAAWKSVVHPRLRRVVDSDVTDPPSSKEEDFFAVVRKQDLLVHHPYHSFTSSVQRFIEEAAHDPDVLAIKMTLYRTSGDSPIIQALITAAENGKQVAVLVELKARFDEENNILWAKKLESSGVHVVYGLVGLKTHTKLVLVVRREAGRIRRYAHVGTGNYNPKTASLYTDLGLFSCREDIGADLTDLFNYLTGYSRQRDYRKLVVAPVNLRDRILTLIQREIDHQRAGNQGRIVAKMNALVDPQIIRALYEASQAGVSIDLIIRGICCLKPGLAGVSENIRVISIIGRFLEHSRIFYFRNNGEEEILIGSADWMPRNLDRRVEAVVPVEDPELILDLQEMLGVMLADNRQAWELQADGRYVQRRPSHGSHEQPSQKLFCEMAQQANS, from the coding sequence ATGCGACGGCGGCGAAAAACACCCATTGAAATTGATCTCACGGATCCACAGTACTACTTCAATCGTGAGTTGAGTTGGATTGAGTTCAATAGTCGAGTACTCCATGAAGCGTTTGACCCGAGAACGCCTTTGATCGAGCGACTCAAGTTTCTCGCCATTTTTAGCTCCAACCTGGACGAATATTTCATGGTGCGCGTCGCGGCTCTCAAGCAGCAGGTAGAAGCGGAGGTGCGCAAACTGAGTGCCGACGGGAAAACCCCCCAGGAGCAATTGGCGATGATTCGGCAACGGCTCCACCCGTTAGTCACGAAGCAACATCGCCATTTTGAGCAAGCCCTGCGGCCCCAACTGGCAGGCCATGGCATTTTCCTGTTGGATTACATGGATCTGAACCAGGAACAGCGGGCCTACCTCAAAAACTATTTTGAAGAACAGGTCTTTCCCGTTCTGACGCCCCTAGCGATCGACCCGAGCCATCCCTTTCCCTATATTTCCAACCTCAGTTTGAATCTGGCTGTGGTGATTAAGGATAGCGAAACCGGAGAAGAACTCTACGCTCGGGTGAAAGCACCGAAGGTGTTACCCCGCTTCATTCAACTGCCGATCGAGACAAACGTTCCCACGGGCACCAAATCCAAGCCAACACTCTGGGCCGGGGTTCCCCTAGAACAGGTGATTGCCCACAATTTGGAAAGTCTCTTTCCGGGCATGCAAATCCAGGAATACTATCCCTTCCGCGTCACCCGCAACGCCGATTTGGAAGTGGAGGAAGACGAAGCCGATGACCTGATGCTGGCGATCGAACAGGAATTGCGCAAGCGACGGGTAGGCGGTTCAGTGGTGCGGCTGGAAACCCCATCCGCCATGCCCACCGCCCTGCGATCGCTGCTCATGGAAGAAATGGATGTCGTACCGGAGGATGTCTATGAAATCGATGGGTTGTTGAGTCTGCGGGATTTGATGAATTTTCTGGCGCTGCCCGTCCCAGATTTAAAAGACGCTGCCTGGAAATCTGTTGTTCATCCTCGGTTGCGCCGCGTAGTGGACAGCGATGTCACCGATCCGCCGAGTAGCAAAGAGGAAGACTTTTTCGCAGTCGTCCGCAAACAGGATTTACTCGTCCACCATCCCTATCATTCCTTTACCTCCAGTGTGCAGCGCTTTATTGAAGAAGCTGCCCACGATCCGGATGTCTTAGCGATTAAGATGACGCTCTACCGAACTTCGGGGGATTCGCCCATCATCCAAGCGTTGATTACAGCAGCGGAAAATGGCAAACAGGTGGCCGTGCTGGTGGAACTAAAAGCGCGCTTTGACGAAGAGAACAACATCCTCTGGGCCAAGAAGCTGGAAAGTTCTGGAGTCCACGTTGTCTACGGCCTAGTTGGCCTGAAAACCCATACCAAATTAGTGCTCGTTGTCCGGCGGGAAGCTGGCAGAATTCGTCGTTATGCCCATGTTGGTACGGGGAATTACAATCCCAAGACGGCTAGCTTATACACGGATTTAGGCTTGTTCAGTTGCCGCGAAGACATCGGAGCCGATTTGACGGATTTGTTCAATTACCTAACTGGTTATTCTCGCCAAAGGGATTACCGCAAGCTCGTGGTCGCTCCGGTGAATTTGCGCGATCGCATTTTGACCCTGATTCAGCGAGAAATTGACCATCAACGGGCGGGCAATCAGGGGCGCATCGTCGCCAAAATGAATGCCCTCGTTGATCCCCAAATCATTCGGGCACTGTACGAAGCCTCCCAGGCAGGCGTTAGCATTGATTTGATTATTCGCGGCATTTGCTGCTTGAAACCAGGACTGGCGGGGGTCAGCGAAAACATAAGGGTCATCAGCATCATTGGGCGGTTCCTAGAGCATTCCCGGATTTTCTATTTTCGTAACAACGGCGAAGAAGAAATTTTAATCGGCAGCGCGGATTGGATGCCTCGCAACCTCGATCGGCGGGTGGAGGCGGTCGTTCCTGTGGAAGATCCGGAGTTAATCCTGGATTTGCAGGAAATGCTGGGGGTGATGCTGGCGGACAATCGGCAAGCTTGGGAGTTACAAGCGGATGGTCGCTATGTCCAGCGGCGGCCTAGTCATGGCAGCCATGAGCAACCCTCCCAAAAGTTATTCTGCGAAATGGCACAACAGGCAAATTCCTAG
- a CDS encoding sigma-70 family RNA polymerase sigma factor, with the protein MASKYSKKKDPVPDVIPQDFPIDENEIEVLSDEELTPEAIAKALPKNSSDYLGLSDDSVGMFLREMARYPLLNQAEEIELAREIAKGGIAGERAKRKLVRANLRLVVSIAKKYLNRGVPFLDLIQEGSMGLMRAAEKFDYERGYKFSTYAYWWIRQGITRAIASQSRTVRLPVHMVEKLNQVRKVRQTLSQELGRRPTKQELAGALDMEEDKLDQVLDVSQRTLSLHAWVGKDEDTELMQLIEDADNIAPNENLDRKLLSDRLNSVLEHLSDREREIIRLRYGLEDGQHYTLTEIGKIYDLSRERVRQIQAKAMRKLRHPRRQALLKDWV; encoded by the coding sequence ATGGCATCTAAGTATTCCAAAAAGAAAGATCCAGTGCCCGATGTGATCCCTCAGGACTTTCCCATCGACGAAAACGAAATTGAAGTTCTGAGCGACGAAGAGCTGACCCCAGAAGCGATCGCCAAGGCACTCCCCAAAAACTCAAGTGACTATTTGGGGTTGTCTGATGACTCCGTGGGCATGTTTTTGCGGGAAATGGCCCGCTACCCCCTGCTGAATCAGGCGGAAGAAATTGAACTGGCTCGGGAGATTGCCAAGGGCGGTATCGCAGGGGAACGGGCCAAGCGGAAGTTGGTACGAGCCAATCTCCGGTTAGTCGTCTCGATCGCGAAGAAGTATCTCAATCGGGGCGTGCCCTTCCTGGATTTGATTCAAGAAGGCTCCATGGGGTTGATGCGCGCCGCAGAAAAGTTCGACTACGAACGCGGCTATAAGTTTTCAACCTATGCCTACTGGTGGATCCGGCAGGGGATTACACGGGCGATCGCGTCCCAGTCCCGTACGGTGCGCCTGCCTGTCCACATGGTCGAGAAGCTCAACCAGGTGCGCAAGGTACGCCAAACCCTCTCCCAGGAGCTGGGTCGTCGTCCCACGAAGCAAGAACTGGCTGGGGCCTTGGATATGGAAGAGGATAAGCTGGATCAGGTGCTGGATGTCAGCCAACGCACCCTGTCCCTCCATGCATGGGTGGGCAAGGACGAAGACACTGAGCTGATGCAGTTGATCGAAGATGCGGACAACATCGCCCCCAATGAAAACCTCGATCGCAAGCTTCTCAGCGATCGCTTGAATTCCGTCTTGGAACATCTGAGCGATCGGGAGCGGGAAATCATTCGTCTCCGCTATGGCTTGGAAGATGGGCAACACTATACCCTGACCGAAATTGGCAAAATCTATGACCTCTCCCGGGAGCGGGTGCGCCAAATCCAGGCCAAGGCCATGCGCAAGTTACGGCACCCTCGGCGTCAAGCCCTGCTCAAGGATTGGGTATAG
- a CDS encoding response regulator transcription factor, with translation MLRILIADDHELTRFTLKLALKGQPGIELVDVAENGVQAVEMVKRYHPDVVILDMQMPVLDGPGAAAQIKTIAPSVQIMAYSSLEEPRIERLLQEGTIDIFCRKDTAMTEILSKAKLLSQPLVEYPVF, from the coding sequence GTGTTGCGAATTCTTATTGCAGACGACCATGAACTGACTCGGTTCACCCTCAAGCTTGCGCTTAAGGGCCAACCGGGGATAGAGCTTGTTGATGTGGCTGAAAATGGGGTTCAGGCGGTCGAGATGGTCAAACGGTACCATCCCGATGTTGTGATTTTGGATATGCAAATGCCGGTTCTAGACGGCCCAGGGGCAGCGGCACAAATCAAAACGATCGCCCCTTCCGTTCAAATCATGGCTTATTCTTCCCTGGAGGAACCCCGCATTGAGCGATTGCTCCAGGAAGGCACGATCGACATCTTCTGTCGCAAAGACACTGCGATGACAGAAATTCTGTCCAAGGCCAAACTCTTGAGCCAGCCTCTGGTAGAGTATCCTGTTTTTTAA
- a CDS encoding NADP-dependent isocitrate dehydrogenase has protein sequence MTAPAKIVYTFTDEAPALATYSFLPIVQAFTKAVKVTIETSDISLAGRILANFPENLREDQRQPDALTLLGELAKTPEANIIKLPNISASVPQLLAAIAELQSQGYNIPDYPAEPKDEAEKAIKARYAKVLGSAVNPVLREGNSDRRVAAAVKQYAQKHPHKVGAWAADSRSHVAHMQSGDFYGSEQSVVVEQAGNVRIELVAADGAVTVLKEKTAVLAGEVIDGAVMSVKALRSFYEQEIKAAKADDILLSLHVKATMMKVSDPILFGHAVTVYYQDVFAKHGKTFAQLGVNPNNGLGDVYAKIQALPEAERAAIVADINAVYATRPRLAMVNSDQGITNLHVPSDVIIDASMAAAIRNSGKMWGADGQAHDTKAMIPDRCYATMYQACIEFCQTHGAFDVTTMGNVSNVGLMAQKAEEYGSHDKTFEIPTNGTVRVVDDQGQTLLEHAVEQGDIWRMCQTKDLPIQDWVKLAVNRARLTGNPAVFWLDADRAHDANLIAKVNTYLPNHDTAGLDIRILSPVDAMTFTCEQIKAGKDVISVTGNVLRDYLTDLFPILELGTSAKMLSIVPLLAGGGLFETGAGGSAPKHVQQFLSEGHLRWDSLGEFLALAVSLEDLGQKTNNADALILAETLDRANGQYLDQAKSPSAKVQELDNRGSHFYLAMYWAQALAAQAQNPTLAAQFAPLAQQLSEQEAQILAELNGAQGQSVEIGGYYHPDPTKASQAMRPSATLNTAIAALG, from the coding sequence ATGACTGCCCCCGCCAAGATTGTTTATACCTTTACCGATGAAGCTCCAGCATTGGCGACCTATTCCTTCTTGCCGATCGTCCAGGCATTCACAAAGGCGGTCAAGGTGACGATCGAAACCAGCGATATTTCCCTGGCAGGTCGCATCCTGGCCAACTTTCCGGAAAACCTGCGGGAGGATCAGCGGCAGCCGGATGCGTTAACCCTGTTGGGGGAACTGGCGAAAACACCAGAAGCCAATATCATCAAACTGCCGAACATCAGCGCTTCAGTCCCGCAACTCCTAGCGGCGATCGCGGAATTGCAATCCCAGGGTTACAACATTCCCGACTATCCAGCGGAACCGAAGGATGAGGCAGAGAAAGCGATTAAAGCCCGCTACGCCAAGGTGCTGGGTAGTGCGGTGAATCCCGTCCTGCGGGAAGGCAACTCCGATCGGCGGGTGGCAGCAGCGGTGAAGCAGTATGCCCAAAAGCATCCCCACAAGGTCGGGGCTTGGGCGGCGGATTCGCGATCCCATGTGGCCCATATGCAGAGCGGTGATTTCTACGGCAGCGAGCAGTCGGTCGTTGTGGAACAGGCGGGTAATGTCCGGATTGAATTGGTGGCGGCGGATGGTGCAGTCACGGTGCTGAAGGAAAAGACGGCAGTGCTAGCGGGCGAGGTCATCGATGGGGCCGTCATGAGCGTCAAGGCGCTGCGATCGTTCTATGAACAGGAAATCAAGGCTGCCAAAGCTGACGACATTCTGCTGTCCTTGCATGTCAAGGCCACGATGATGAAGGTGTCTGATCCCATCCTGTTTGGCCATGCGGTAACGGTGTATTACCAGGATGTGTTTGCCAAGCACGGGAAGACCTTTGCCCAATTGGGCGTGAATCCCAACAATGGCCTTGGGGATGTGTACGCCAAGATTCAAGCCTTACCCGAAGCGGAACGGGCGGCGATCGTGGCAGATATTAACGCGGTCTATGCCACTCGACCTCGGTTGGCGATGGTCAATTCCGATCAGGGCATTACTAACCTGCACGTGCCCAGCGATGTGATTATTGACGCCTCCATGGCCGCCGCCATTCGTAACTCCGGTAAGATGTGGGGCGCGGATGGGCAAGCCCACGACACTAAGGCGATGATTCCCGATCGCTGCTATGCCACGATGTACCAGGCTTGCATTGAGTTTTGCCAAACCCATGGGGCATTTGATGTCACAACGATGGGCAATGTCTCCAACGTGGGGCTGATGGCGCAGAAGGCTGAGGAATACGGCTCCCACGACAAGACCTTCGAAATTCCCACCAACGGCACCGTGCGAGTGGTGGATGACCAAGGGCAAACCCTGCTGGAACACGCGGTGGAACAGGGCGATATTTGGCGGATGTGCCAAACAAAGGATCTGCCGATCCAGGATTGGGTCAAACTGGCGGTGAATCGGGCACGCTTAACGGGGAATCCGGCGGTATTTTGGTTGGACGCCGATCGAGCCCATGATGCCAACTTGATCGCCAAGGTCAACACCTATTTGCCTAACCATGACACCGCTGGGTTAGACATTCGCATTCTGTCTCCCGTGGACGCGATGACGTTTACCTGTGAGCAGATCAAGGCGGGGAAAGACGTGATTTCTGTGACGGGCAATGTGTTGCGGGATTATCTGACGGATTTATTCCCCATTTTGGAATTAGGAACCAGCGCCAAAATGCTGTCGATCGTGCCGCTGTTGGCGGGCGGTGGGTTGTTTGAAACGGGGGCAGGCGGCTCGGCTCCGAAGCATGTGCAACAGTTCCTCAGTGAAGGGCATTTACGCTGGGATTCCCTTGGGGAGTTCCTGGCCTTGGCGGTATCCCTGGAAGATTTGGGGCAAAAGACGAACAATGCTGATGCGTTAATTTTGGCGGAGACCCTCGATCGGGCCAATGGTCAGTATTTGGATCAAGCCAAATCCCCCTCGGCAAAAGTCCAGGAGTTGGATAATCGAGGCAGTCATTTTTATCTAGCGATGTATTGGGCCCAGGCGTTGGCGGCGCAGGCTCAAAATCCAACCTTGGCTGCGCAGTTTGCGCCCTTGGCCCAGCAGTTGAGTGAACAGGAAGCTCAGATTTTGGCAGAGTTGAATGGCGCTCAGGGGCAGTCGGTGGAGATTGGGGGCTATTACCATCCGGATCCGACAAAAGCAAGCCAAGCCATGCGACCGAGTGCAACGTTAAATACCGCGATCGCGGCGCTGGGCTAG